In the Brevundimonas mediterranea genome, GCCGAAATGCCCGAATACGGCGCCGATTCCATCAAGGTTCTCAAAGGCCTGGACGCGGTGCGCAAACGTCCCGGCATGTATATCGGCGACACGGACGACGGCTCCGGCCTGCACCACATGGTCTATGAGGTGGTGGACAACGCCATCGACGAGGCCCTGGCCGGCCACGCCGACCTGGTCCAGGTCATCCTGAACGCCGACGGATCGGTCACCGTGACCGACAATGGCCGCGGCATTCCGACCGGAATTCACGAAGGCGAAGGCGTTTCGGCGGCCGAGGTCATCATGACCCAACTGCACGCGGGCGGTAAGTTCGACCAGAACTCCTACAAGGTCTCGGGCGGCCTGCACGGCGTGGGCGTGTCGGTGGTCAACGCCCTGTCCGACTGGCTGGAGCTGAAGATCTATCGCGACGGCAAGGCGCACCAGATGCGGTTCGAGCGCGGCGACACGGTCAAGTCGCTGGTGATCACCGGCGACGCCCCGATCCGCGAAGACACCGGCAAGCCCCTGAGCGGCACCGAGGTCACCTTCTATCCGTCGGTCACGACCTTCAGCCACATCGACTTCGATCTGAAGACGCTGGAACACCGGCTCCGGGAACTGGCCTTCCTGAACTCGGGCGTGGTCATCAAACTGGCCGACCAGCGCAGCGCCGAGCCGACCGAAACCATCCTGCACTACGAGGGCGGGGTCGAGGCCTTCGTGCGCCACCTGGACAAGTCCAAGGCGCCGATCCTGAAGGACGTCATCGTCATTCGCGGCAAGAAGGAAGGGATCGAGCTGGATCTCGCCCTGTGGTGGAACGACTCCTATCACGAGACCATGCTGTGCTTCACCAACAACATTCCCCAGCGGGATGGGGGCACCCACCTGTCGGCCTTCCGCGCCAGCCTGACGCGCGTCATGGGCGGCTATATCGAGAGCTCGGGCGCCGGCAAGAAGGAGAAGGTCTCCGTCACCGGCGAAGACGCCCGCGAAGGCCTGACCTGCGTCCTGTCGGTAAAGGTGCCGGATCCCAAGTTCAGCAGCCAGACCAAGGACAAGCTGGTCTCGTCCGAAGTGCGCCCGGCCGTCGAGGCCCTGTGCTCCGAGGGGCTGGCCCAATGGTTCGAGGAACACCCGGTCGAGGCCAAACAGGTCGTCGCCAAGATCATCGAGGCGGCGTCCGCGCGTGAAGCCGCCCGCAAGGCGCGCGACCTGACCCGGCGCAAGTCGGCGCTGGAGATCAGCAGCCTGCCCGGCAAGCTGGCCGACTGCCAGGAGCGGGATCCCGCCAAGTCCGAACTGTTCATCGTCGAGGGCGATTCCGCCGGCGGCTCGGCCAAACAGGCGCGCAACCGCGAGAACCAGGCCGTCCTGCCCCTGCGCGGCAAGATCCTGAACGTCGAGCGGGCGCGCTTCGACCGGATGTTGTCGTCGGACCTGATCGGCACCCTGATCCTGGCCCTGGGCACCGGCATCGGCCGCGACGACTTCAACGCCGACAAGCTGCGCTATCACAAGATCATCCTGATGGCGGACGCCGACGTCGACGGCGCCCACATCCGCACCCTGCTGCTGACCTTCTTCTATCGGCAGATGCCCGAGCTGATCACGCGCGGCCACGTCTATATCGCCCAGCCGCCCCTCTATAAGGTCTCCAAGGGCAAGCAGTCTCGCTACC is a window encoding:
- the gyrB gene encoding DNA topoisomerase (ATP-hydrolyzing) subunit B — translated: MTDPIAEMPEYGADSIKVLKGLDAVRKRPGMYIGDTDDGSGLHHMVYEVVDNAIDEALAGHADLVQVILNADGSVTVTDNGRGIPTGIHEGEGVSAAEVIMTQLHAGGKFDQNSYKVSGGLHGVGVSVVNALSDWLELKIYRDGKAHQMRFERGDTVKSLVITGDAPIREDTGKPLSGTEVTFYPSVTTFSHIDFDLKTLEHRLRELAFLNSGVVIKLADQRSAEPTETILHYEGGVEAFVRHLDKSKAPILKDVIVIRGKKEGIELDLALWWNDSYHETMLCFTNNIPQRDGGTHLSAFRASLTRVMGGYIESSGAGKKEKVSVTGEDAREGLTCVLSVKVPDPKFSSQTKDKLVSSEVRPAVEALCSEGLAQWFEEHPVEAKQVVAKIIEAASAREAARKARDLTRRKSALEISSLPGKLADCQERDPAKSELFIVEGDSAGGSAKQARNRENQAVLPLRGKILNVERARFDRMLSSDLIGTLILALGTGIGRDDFNADKLRYHKIILMADADVDGAHIRTLLLTFFYRQMPELITRGHVYIAQPPLYKVSKGKQSRYLKDQAEMDAYLIEEGSSEAELDLSTGERRLGLDLQALVREAKAFKGGVDRLSQRAPAFAIEQAALAGLFAENADMTQASAAAAVRLNLYAEEGDGNWTGAPGEQGAVVFTRTRRAVQETIVLEETLLRSLDARRLAERAAAFDGVFSAPATYRRKDKSTTIRGPLDLLNAVLDAGKKGLAIQRYKGLGEMNPEQLWETTLDSNARTLLQVSVEHEEDANDLFAKLMGDVVEPRREFIQENALDAAVDV